One segment of Meriones unguiculatus strain TT.TT164.6M chromosome 3, Bangor_MerUng_6.1, whole genome shotgun sequence DNA contains the following:
- the Rnf186 gene encoding E3 ubiquitin-protein ligase RNF186 yields the protein MQDIRCQQEPGESRKEADSVPMGPEPVQVLAAPVDTPCGCPCSEQTHPTNSVPRMSCTEAPQPIPAGATTTTTIIALGPPGRLSISMEGDLECLVCREPYNCARSPKLLSCQHTFCAVCLKLLLYVQEDTWSIPCPLCRKVTAVPGGLICSLRDQEAMVGRLALPCPEVRLCPQGLVGSATSAARPASCPGDEQDTVSVNRVAARRLAVHLLLLALLIILILPFIYPGVIRWVLAFVIALALLMSTLFCCHPQSQSGNWTCPRTLFCREQKQTQIASIA from the coding sequence atGCAAGACATCCGCTgtcagcaggaacctggagagagCAGAAAGGAGGCTGACAGTGTCCCCATGGGACCAGAACCCGTGCAAGTCCTGGCAGCACCAGTGGACACTCCTTGCGGATGCCCCTGCTCGGAACAGACTCATCCCACCAACTCGGTGCCCAGAATGTCCTGCACCGAGGCTCCACAGCCTATCCCAGCAGGcgccaccaccacaaccaccatcaTTGCCTTGGGGCCCCCTGGGCGTCTCAGCATCTCTATGGAGGGCGACCTGGAATGCTTGGTGTGCCGAGAGCCCTACAACTGTGCCCGCTCTCCCAAGCTGCTGAGCTGTCAGCACACCTTCTGTGCCGTATGCTTGAAGCTTCTGCTCTACGTGCAGGAAGACACCTGGTCCATCCCCTGCCCACTGTGCCGAAAGGTCACTGCCGTCCCAGGAGGCCTCATCTGCAGTCTGCGAGACCAGGAGGCGATGGTGGGACGGCTGGCCCTGCCGTGCCCAGAGGTGCGCCTCTGTCCCCAGGGGCTGGTGGGTTCTGCCACTTCAGCAGCTCGGCCAGCCAGCTGTCCAGGAGATGAGCAGGACACAGTGAGTGTCAACCGCGTAGCTGCCCGGCGCCTGGCTGTGCACCTGCTCCTGTTGGCGCTCCTCATCATCCTCATCCTGCCTTTCATCTACCCAGGCGTCATCCGGTGGGTGCTGGCCTTTGTCATCGCCCTGGCACTGCTGATGTCCACCCTGTTCTGCTGCCATCCCCAGAGCCAGAGCGGCAACTGGACTTGCCCCAGGACTCTGTTCTGCAGAGAGCAAAAGCAAACCCAGATCGCTTCTATCGCCTGA